TGCCTCCCTGAGATTTTCAGTTACAAAGACTGCTAAActtcctttttctgatttttataaaTAAGACATACTGTCTATATAAGATGAGAGAATAAAGAATAGAGAGGCCCAAAGATTTCTGAATGCAGAGATTTCAGACAAGGCAGAGATGGGGAGACAAACAGCCCATCGCAGAGGGGCATACTATACAGATTTTGTGTGCTGGTATTTGTAATTGCACATAGCTGACCGAAAAAGATCTAAACTTGTTTCCACACTTCTTTTTCATCTAGAACTTGTTTTGAAGATAGGAAATTACTATGAATTTTACTGAAATTGGCATTTTTTCCTATGCTGAGAGAGGCATGCTGTGGGAatgtagaattatttttttttaataaaaagttataTTAATTTAGGTGATCCAAATTACATGGGTACAAGTTTCTCTGTATACTAAGTGGCTCAAGCTTTTTATTATGATCCATCACATTAAAATACCAACCCTTGATGTAGTATGGAACTCACAAGCTTTGATTaagcataaacaaacaaacaaataaataacccgAAAATGAGAACTCTCTTCTCATCTATTCCAGTCAGGGCAGCTTTGCCTTACCCGTCAACATTCCCTTCCAGCAGCAGGCGGTAAGTGGAAATTTCCTTCTCCAGGCGGGTTTTGATCCCAAGAAGAACCTTGTATTGGTTATTTTGCTGCTTAATGTCATGACGAACCTGGTTTAGCTCTTCCTCACATTTGGAGATGATCTGCTGCATGTTTTGAAGCGCAACAGCATAGTAATTCCGAGTGTCACTCAAGGTGTCTTCCAGCATGTGTTTCTGACAAAGCAGATAATACCAATACTATGATTATTATTTATGTGATAGATATAATGCAGAAATGCCAGCAAATGTGGTCTCTGGCTAGAAGATTACAAAATTAAGACTGTGGTAATTTAAACACTCATACATTTGCATGACTATTCATGTGAAGACAGCAGAATCATGAAGCTGTGTCGTATGTGCATAATGAGAGGCAAAAACTGAGCAATTTACCCCTGCCATATTCTTTCTGCTCAAAACCTGTTCCTGTAACTGTTGACTCTTTTGTCAGTTTCTGCATTCACTGTCCAGAATTGTCCAAAGTCTCCAAATCATGGATATGTGAGCTTTAACCTGTACGAGAGCTGAGTAATATTTTTGAAGATTCCCCACCAACATTTTTCACAGTTCAAATATTTCATCCATTATAATGGGGGTTGTAAATATGAAATTTGTATTACTAGCTGTCTTCttggacattttttctttttagatcagGGAGTTAGCTAtcccatctcttctttttcttctccccataTTTTATTCTAAGGAGAGACATAAATTTTTCACTTCTCGGTGATAGTTGCTGAATCTGTTTTGCGTATTCTGGCAAAGTTAAGCATGGTCCAAATTCCAATTTCACTGATACTTTAATAACTACAATGAAGTTACACTAGGCTATGGATTTAAATGAAGAATTGGTCCACGACAATTTCTGAGAATATATGAAGTAACAGTGACCAGCCAGAGATGTCTGCAATAGATACCTTACTCATCTGAGCCTGCAGCTCGATGTCCAGGGCCTGTAAAGTACGTGTTAGATCCTTGATCTCATTCTCATTGCGTTGTATCTGTTCTGGATTGGGGGTTGCTGCCAGAGACATAGATGCGCTCTGTGgagcaaaagcaagagaaaagcttACTGATTCTGGTCTGTCATGTACAGCAACAGGGATCTTTGACACAAGCAGAAAATAGCTGTTACCTGTTCTTTGTACCAACTGTCCAGGCTTTGACGATTCTTTTCAATTATGTCTTCATAATCTTCTCGTATTTCTGCTAGAATCTTGGCTAAGTCTTCGGGAGGTGCTGCATTTACTTTTACATTGACTTTGAAGTCTTGTGATGAGCGATTTGCTTCCATATCCTATTCGTATATTAGCAGAGGAAACAAGCAAACTTGTTTATGAAAGTGGAaagttttcatttctgtcttctcttcttcaGTTCCACAACATAGTTCCTCTCACAacacccaaaatatttttttcattattgtagGTTAATTGTTATATATATTCAGTTAACACTATTTCGAAAATTTATATATGAATAATACTATGACGTGACTTAAAACAGTGACTTACATCTGCCTCTGTGGCAGAACTGTGCTAGAGAACTCAATAAAAAACATGTGAGAAGACCTTTTCATATAATGTTTCTGGAAGATATATATTTAATGAAGAAGCActgacattttttatttatttatctattagGAACCCAAAACCTTTGATGAAAATCTAACAGTAATTTCATCTTTCTTACCCTGTATGTTAATATTTACGGAACTATAACTAAGTTTACAGGAGAGTAATGTAAAAGTTCTATGTAATTGTTAAAGGAATAATTGGATTAAAGCATATAATTACTGTGTAAACAACATAATTACAGGACAAGTCAAGCAGGTATGGTAACATTCCTTTTGGTGTAGCACAATCTTATGTGCTAGGTACCATTTTCAAAAGCGCCCAGGCAAAGTAGCATTTCAGGGTATGACATCACGGCCGCCAAAGTGCGGATCAGCTGGACATACTGATGTCTCTGTTGGTTGCCCTGCTTCCAAGAACTGTTTTACTATAGCTGTTCAGTAGTATCCTCGGCTATAAGGGGATCAGCCAAAGACAGCTTCACCTACTGCTGTGTAACCCTTGTGTTTCTATTCTCTGTTTTAATAATCCACAGATACTGAGTAGGGTGTTTGGTTCTGCATTAGGTAATAACTGAAAACAACATCAGATCAAGCAGAATGAAAACAGCATGTTGTCAAGCAGTGGTATTATATATGTGGGAATAACAGAGACCACTGTGGTATAGCTCTGGAAGAATTCAGAGCAGCATGTTATTTGACAATTATTATCTAATTATTCTGCTTAGGATTTTGCAAGAACAAGTAATTTTACTTGACTTCACCAAccattcttttaaattttgatcCTTCATGAATTCAAGGTCTGTTTAGTTCAGGtcagcctgctctaggtgaccttgCTTGAGCTGGGGGGGTGGACAACGTGACCtcgagaggtcccttccaacctcagccactccgtgcttctgtgattctgtgaaatgatGTATCCAGAGTTGAGGGGAAAATCTGTGATGAGTAAAACTCAACAGCAACCAGTAACATTTCGTATTTACTTGAAATCTCTGTGTATTTATATCTAAGTATTTCTGAGAACATTTCTGTCGAGTATGTAAGTTATTATTAGCTATATATGATAGATGGGTAGGTGACTAGAAAAGATTCCGGGAGAAAATACAGCAATTTGTTATCCTTTCTGAAATCCCAATTTAATTGGTAAAGTAAAGTAGTACACAAACTTTGTGCCTCATCTGACTCTCATTGGCTTTGTTAAAAATATGATTAGGTTCTGAATCATCAATCCCACTTATAGATTGTGGATCTTACTCAAAGTTAATTACATGGTAGCAAAGATTTGTGTGATAGGATTTTACCAAATGGAACTTTTCCTACCTCCTCATGGTCTTTCCTCCTGAGGATGTGCTCTTCTCTCAAGCCTTCAATTTCCATTTCCAGATCTGTGGTAACAATGGTCAGGCCGTCGAGCTCCTTACGCAGGTTCTCAACATCAAGCTGCACTCCCTGCCTGCGAGACTTCTCTGCTTCATACCTTTATCAGGAGAAAGAAGATAAAGCATGCTTGTTGAGAACAGACTGCTTCTAGCCTCTTGTATAAGTAGTATCACAGACAAGCAGACTTGCTTAAGTTCTCTATGTAGGGAACTAGAGGGaacaaaaaaacaaggaaacaaattctgtttctaaaatacGTTCTTTGATAATTCTTGAGTAGTCTTAAAAGTAAGATGGGTTtcattattgcttttctttcttcctcacaaCTCCTCCTATATGGtgtgaaataattgctttttctttcatattcctttttgcattttaacattCATCAGGTTGTGAAAGCTGGTGAGAATATGATTCTCAAAAATTTGCCAATAAAGATGTGAAAACAGTATCTACAATCAATGCTTTCTGTAGTTTTCCCAAAGTGATAACTTTTCACTccttcagaaaacaggaaaaaaatcatagaagCCAGTTATTAACATCCCTCTCTAACCTCTTGCAGTTTGCCATCTGTAGTGAGGCAAAGTCAGAGAGACACTGCTGTATCTTCCCTTGGGCATATGAAGGACTTCCGCGCCTCAAAATCTCTCCCTTTACTTCATTTTTTGTGGGTGCTAATGATGTTTCAATCCATCAGACTCATTCGAGGATTCCAGTCTCTCAAAGTAGTTCCACTGTTTCCTTTTTATGACACTACTGAATGATAAAGAAAGAAAGGCAAGGCTAGATAAAGCCTACAGTGTTCAGAGTCTTTAAGTTTGTTATAATATTACCAAAAGCTGAGACATTTTTTAATAGCTGATCATCATCTGTTGAAAATAAGACAAATCTTCATGATTCCTAAGAAGTCTAACTTACAGAAATGTaaattcctttcctttgcaaatatCTGCCTGGAAGTTTTTCTGTTCAAACATTTGGGCTTTTTAGTTGGTCTGAGAACTATCTTTCAACAATGTACTGAAAAATCAAACTGTGTACTGGTAGCCAAGGAAGCACTGGCCCATTTACTGTGGCAAAACTTATGAGAATCCAAAGCAAGAAGATACTGAGGGACGGGTATTTCCTGCGGAGCTGGACAGGAGAGGTGATAAGTACAGGAAATAGATTTGGGCTGGACTGGGGAGGCATAGTGCAGAGAAGGCTTCATTTGTATTCCCAGATGACAGTTTTAAATGCCTTTTGTCACAAGTATCAAGTGTCTGCTGTAAAACCTGCTCTTCAGGACCTGAACTAAGTATCATAAACAGGGTGACTCAAGATTGTTCAGCTATCATTTGTGGTTTTTAcatcctttttatcctttttttttttcttcttctgttctacATTGGTTTTATTTATCCAGTATCACCAGAAAACCTCAGTACAGTCAGTTTCATATTGGATTATCAACAAAAAGCAATATTTTGCTTAATCCTCTTTCAAACTTAATCAGGAAACCAAAGAAGAGCTTACTTGAGTCTGAAGTCTTCAGATGCCATGTTAGCGTTATCAATTTGTAAAAGGATACTGGCATTGGTGATCTTGCCATCCTCAATCTGGAAAACAGAGAATCCAACAGGAGACTCAGTGTTGCCATAAGGTAAGATGGTGAATAACCTGTGCTGTTTTAGACTCCCTGCTGCTTGTAGGAAGCATCTAAATAGTAGAAGTCCCATGTTAAGGAGAGTACATGAATAAAAGAATTCACTTAGATTCACCTAGATGTTTCTGCAATTTTTGTCCATAATGTTAGTTTTCTCTTTGTCTTACTTTTCTGGATATGAAGCAGGAGGAGTCATCTTATTCCTGGCCAGGTAGAGGATATGATTATTACACAAACTTCATGGTATATTACAGAATAACAATCactgtcttcctctttttttgtGAACTGATTTTGATTCTGTTTAGCATTGCTGTAAAAGAAGCCTTGGTCATCTTTAGGGCAAGTTTCAGTAAGAAACATTAAACTGTGTCTGAGTACAATCAAAATGCTGGAATTAATCATAATGCTAAAAAGTAATCGTGTGCATAAACACCTTGCTGAATCAGTGTTGTGATGCAGAGGCATAACGATGATGGTAGCAGCAACTCATGAACAGGACCCCTCAAGTCCACAAGTGCTTCAGTCTGGAGTTGCATGGATTGTCATTTTCAGAATAACACTGGCATCTAGTTGTCAAGGTCCATTTAATTATTCACCTGTAACTGTACTGAATCATCCAGTAGCATGGAGTGATTAATTCATGCTTCTGATTTTGCTTGGGGATGTTGAAATTTGCCCTAAAAGGTGCAGGAGAAAGTGCACATCATTCACTTACTGTACTCAGCATGCACTGAAAAGGCTTCTAAGTCCCTGTTAACATGAAATAGCTTTGAACTATAGATCTGAATATGAAAAGCTCAGTATTCCATTCAAAATCTTTGAAAGAATTCTAGCAGGAACTCATACATAATTAGCAGGAACTAATAATTGTGGGACATCATGTCCTTTTCTaacaaagaggaaagagaagcatGGTTGCAGTTCCAACAGCTGCCTTCATTCAACACTTACACAGCAAAACAATGTGCATTATGGCTGTACAGAAATCATTAGCCATTTACAGAGCTCTCAGCACCTTGAAGTAAAACTTTCCACACCTAAATGAATCACAAAGAAACAAGGAAATGACAAAATTGTCCTGAAGTGTCAAAAGTTTACCTCTCATAGTAAAAAAGAAGGTGCCTGTGGAATGTTTTAACTAATCTGTTAACAGACTGTACGTTCTTGAGCAATTAGCAGCACACCTCGGATACTGCCCTGGAACATGATCAAGGCCAGCTGAAGAAGTATAACAATACTCTAAATGTGTTGCTGCTTGGAATTTGTTGTCAGAGAAGAGGCAATTCTTGAATCTATCCTTAGAGGATGGTAAATTTTACTATGGAAGGTAATAAGGCAATGAGAAAGCATGAGTTCTTCAACTTTGTACCATTTCAtattcaaacaaaacagaaatacatttatATGAATGCTTTATGACTCTTTCTGTGcaatctgaaaaaagaaagaatacaacAAAGGAGTTACAATTGTCAGTGTTCTGCCAATAGCTGTACAACATTGATTGCTATGCCAGTTAGCAGAGCATTTCAAATGTGGACATTTATCTATTTATAATTATACAGATTTTTCATTACATCCATCATGAATATGGGTGCATCACTAATATCAATCCGCAAACTTACAGATAACTTAATTAAGAACCCACACATTATTATATATGAAATATGCTGAAATTGCTtctcaaaagagatttttttcaggaagGCTACCTGCACTGACTTCTTCCTTAGCATGtcttgtgtcccttgtccaacAGCATTGCTCCTGTCTCCTTGAATGCTCTGTAAATCAGTTTGCTTATTTAGCAGTACAAGATGTTTGAATGAGACGTTTACCTGAAGAACCGGTGCTATTTTACTTTGTATCTGGGTTAGAATGGAGTCGGGCTGGAGCAAGGCAACTTGCTGCTCCATCTGGCATCTCCtacagcagggaggttggactagatgacatttaaaggtcctttccaatccaaactattctatgattccatgttCATCCAGAATTCAAGTATCCAGGGAAGAGTGTGGTCCAAAATGTAGGACCCAAATGATTATATGCCTCCAAGTTTAGACAGCCAGTACATCACAGACTTTCTGGGTTATCGGATATAGGATCCTAAATTTTGTATAAATTTCATTTTAGGTGCTAAATTAGTTTCACCTTTTTAATTCAtagttaattaatttaattatggTTAATAATTAGATGTTATATTTTCACTCATTTTACTGGCAGTCATGGTGCTAATTGCAATAATTTATAGAGAAAGTAAAAATTCTGGGTTAAATCACTGAATTGTTGTCTGTAAGTAATCCTTTAATAGCCCTTCCTCCCCAGTATGAGCACCGCATTCAGTACATACTGGCTGAGACAGCCATTAGTCTAACAAGTGCCCGTCACCAGTGATAGCTATTTAAATGAGTGTTAAAAATAAGAGTTTTGGGTACAAGCTATTCAAAAGTGAGGGCTTTACCCCAATCAGCATTACGTTTTTAGCTTTATTGTCTTCCTAAATCTTGCCGATTTATTAATTCCGAATCAATGTGAACACATTTATATTCTTGATGAACAAGTTTTTAACTCTggatcagttaaaaaaaaaagtgctgaagtGATAGGTCTGGAGACGGATGACCTTTCTTTATCCTTAAAACAGAAATAGGTGATGACAATTCTGGCTCTCCTTACACATTGTCTGTGGTCGGAGTGCCTCATCTTCTGCCTGGAGGCAACACATTTAACAGCGAGCAGGGAGTTTGATTAAGTCCCTGGCCTCAATCACCAAAGATGCGGGATAATACCATTTCCAAGCCCTTTTGAAGAAAATTTCTCAGGGTCTTGAGAATGCCAAGTAACCATACTATAAAAAGTAGAGGGAGAACTACAACATCACATTTGGAATAGCTTTGGTTTTTTGCCCCATATGGCTACGTAAAATTAATTACACTGATTAGTCACACAGATGGTTACAGTGCTAAGTAAGTTCATTATGAATACAGATTAATATTATGCTTAAATTTGAAGACACGTGAGTTTGGGAGATTAAAAGAGTTACTGTTGAACGTTAATATTAACTACTGGCAGGAACCAGAAATTCTTCTTTTAATTACAGTGAAAACATCCACAAGGAATTTGTCACTGCTATTTTCTTAATTACAATGAAGTATTTTTCCATCTGATTACATAAGCTCATTGGACTCAAAACTCCTGTAGTTTCATTGTCTGCTACCACAGGAAtcaaagaaatgaaatgcagcagtATGTCTAAAGACAGCATGCATGAAAGAAGGCAGTCTCTTCAGTTTGCCTGCTTTGTAATTTGCTTGAATACATGTGCAGTCAAAAAGACCAAATTCTGCCAGACATAGTTACTCAAACCACAGTTTCATGTACA
The Calonectris borealis chromosome 22, bCalBor7.hap1.2, whole genome shotgun sequence genome window above contains:
- the KRT23 gene encoding keratin, type I cytoskeletal 23, coding for MSTSQGPFQFFSGSLRGSSGCGLAQQGTSYRPSSADGGASSTHTSFASARPLWLATGGGAPWGGFGDGESIFLGGNEKQTMQNLNDRLAAYLDKVRSLEAANAQLESCILEWHKTKSHGKRHDFNQYEQNVTDMQRQIEDGKITNASILLQIDNANMASEDFRLKYEAEKSRRQGVQLDVENLRKELDGLTIVTTDLEMEIEGLREEHILRRKDHEEDMEANRSSQDFKVNVKVNAAPPEDLAKILAEIREDYEDIIEKNRQSLDSWYKEQSASMSLAATPNPEQIQRNENEIKDLTRTLQALDIELQAQMSKKHMLEDTLSDTRNYYAVALQNMQQIISKCEEELNQVRHDIKQQNNQYKVLLGIKTRLEKEISTYRLLLEGNVDGIARKSESKAKEHAGLSNRKIKAIVHDSVNGQVVSSTINEIHQQA